A stretch of Macadamia integrifolia cultivar HAES 741 chromosome 7, SCU_Mint_v3, whole genome shotgun sequence DNA encodes these proteins:
- the LOC122083621 gene encoding probable xyloglucan endotransglucosylase/hydrolase protein 6, whose product MATWTSLTSAATLYLALHLLALAPSLLWARPATFLQDFRITWSEPHIRQIDGGRAIQLVLDQTSGCGFVSKRQYLFGRISMKIKLIPGDSAGTVTAFYMNSNTNTVRDELDFEFLGNRSGQPYTVQTNVYAHGKGDREQRINLWFDPSADFHTYSILWNHHHVVFYVDEVPIRVYKNNEARGIPYPKFQPMGVYSTLWEADNWATRGGLEKIDWSKAPFYAYYKDFDIEGCPVPGPSTCASNPKNWWEAPAYQQLDAIQARRYRWVRLNHMIYDYCADRSRYPVIPRECIAGI is encoded by the exons ATGGCCACATGGACCTCCTTAACATCTGCGGCTACCCTTTACCTTGCGCTGCATCTCCTTGCATTGGCACCTTCACTACTATGGGCTCGACCTGCTACCTTCCTCCAGGACTTCCGTATCACTTGGTCTGAGCCCCATATTAGGCAAATCGATGGAGGCAGAGCTATCCAACTAGTCCTTGACCAAACTTCAGGTTGTGGGTTTGTCTCCAAGCGCCAATACTTGTTTGGGCGTATCAGCATGAAGATCAAACTCATTCCCGGTGACTCCGCCGGCACGGTCACTGCCTTCTAT ATGAATTCGAACACAAACACTGTACGTGATGAATTGGATTTTGAGTTCTTGGGGAACCGAAGTGGGCAGCCATACACAGTCCAAACCAATGTGTATGCTCATGGGAAAGGTGATAGAGAACAAAGGATCAACCTCTGGTTCGACCCATCTGCAGATTTCCATACTTATTCCATCCTATGGAATCACCACCATGTCGT GTTCTATGTTGATGAAGTACCCATCAGGGTTTACAAGAATAATGAGGCAAGAGGGATCCCTTACCCCAAGTTCCAACCCATGGGAGTGTACTCTACCTTGTGGGAAGCAGATAACTGGGCCACAAGGGGTGGGCTTGAGAAGATTGATTGGAGCAAAGCACCCTTCTATGCATACTATAAGGACTTTGACATTGAGGGTTGCCCTGTACCAGGCCCTTCAACCTGTGCCTCCAACCCTAAGAACTGGTGGGAGGCTCCTGCTTACCAGCAATTGGATGCCATTCAAGCTAGGAGATACAGGTGGGTTCGTCTGAATCACATGATCTACGACTACTGCGCCGATAGATCTCGGTATCCCGTCATCCCACGGGAATGTATCGCAGGTATCTGA